GAGATTCTGAAGACATATGTGCATTGGAGATGGATGACATCAAACTCCCCACATTCACTCTGCGCTCACATGCAAGCAAGGTGACTGCTTTGACATTGATATATGCTAATGCCGTGCCAAATCTGGTATCCGGTGATGAAGGTGGCAAAATAGTGAAATGGGACCTGATAACACGAAGACCTTTAGTGGCTATTGACTCGATTGAAGctcaaattattgaaataaagCAATTAGATCCGGACTGTATAGCCGTATTGTCAAAAGACTATACATTAAGAGTGTATGACTTTGATTTATCTAACGTCCTGTTTGAGACAAAAGTGAACACACTGAATTTTGCGAATTTTATCATATATAAGGAGCCTCATAGTGATTGGAATACATTAATAGTTTGTAATACCAAGAATTCTGAGAATATTGATGTTTACAAATTCCAGTTGAATGATTTCAAGTCCTTGAAAAGgatattcaataatttagaCTTCAAGAATACCATGGATTATATGAAAAACGAACGATTCCCTCAAATAGAAAAGTTGGGTCTTATAATGAAGTTGCTGAAGGTTGGTGAGCTAATATATTGTGGATTTGAAAGTGGTGTCATAATTGCGTTCCGATTTTCTGAAGATGAATCGTTCATTGAAGTGGTTTACATTTCCGTTTTGCACTGTCCAAACCCTATACTTGATTTTTGCTACGATGAAATATCAGATGCAGTGCTTAGTTCGTCAACGAATGAAACAATTGGGAAGCATCCTATAATACGACCATCCACTGGCGAAAACCGGCCATTGACACTTGAAGCTTTCGATAGTGCTGATTATTTTGTTGACAAAGAGCAGAAAATATTACTCTACAAGAATGCATGTATCAGTGTAAATGGTGATCAACTTAACATTACATTTAAAAAAATCGGGCATTTGAAGGTCTTGGAATCTTATCTCCTATTATCAAGCTGGTCAGGTAAAACTGCAATCTTAGACAAGCGTACTTCCAATTTGTTGACTTCCTTCTGTAAATCAAAAAGCTCCGTGTTGGTTAGTGAGTCGTCCCAAGGTAGCTTTGACAGCAACTCTGTAAAACAAAAGGATACTACCTTCTCCAAGATCGGTTCAATGACAGGTTTTGATCCATCATTTAATACTATGATTGCCACAGatattgtttcaaaaaagcAGACACTTGGACAACAGAGAAGAAATTACTCATTTCTCGAACATTGTTGGTGTTTCATAGGATATGATGATGGTAGTATATGCGCTCATAGACTATAGTGATGTTGATATTTACTATAAGTTAATTTCTATAAATCATATAAGATATATACAGAATATGGACAGAAATCATTCAAGACTTTATAATCTTTCTAAACACTCCATTACTACTATTTTCACCGTCATTAGCGTTTTCTCTATTTTTTGTaatcaatttatctttttcaacaatttccTTCACTATTAAACTCATAGCTACATCGACgttaaaatcatcaatattattgacTCCAACAAATCCACAATTCCAGCTAGTGGCCAGCTCTCTTCCCATATCCACAAGTAGAGGACTTGATAGATCTTCGTTAATGTGTGTACATACAATGATGCAAGGAGGGGGGGAGTTGGGTGATGATGGATCTAAGTCAATAGAGTCCAATGTGGTCCTGTAAGatcttaaattttttactttattcatttttgcAGCTTCAGCCTCTGGCGACCTCCAAATACTCTTGAAATTAtgtaaaattgaataaatatcatcttctttacCTTGTTCCCAAccattttgataatttctgAATTCAGTCCATGCATCCAAGATGCATGCTCTTATTTTactcaaaattgaaaatccTCCACCATCAGTTGGTGTGACTTCAGTATTATTGACATTATCATTATACGATGGAGGAGACGCTAATGCATGATGAGAAATCTCGGGTATGGCACTATAGACAAGAATATAGCCATCTATCTTACCATTTAACTCGGAAGCACCTGACGCCACTAATAAAGAAGTTGTCGAGACGGGCCTTCGTGGTTCATCTGCTAATCCTcttaatatatttttatccAAATTCCTGAATAAAGACACCTCTAAAAAGGGAACGACCAGCTCTGGTTTGAATGCAGAAGTATCTATTATATCGATCGGGATAGGTTGGTATGAAGGAggaatataattttctgGAATATTAACGCTAGAATTGTCCTCGAATTTCCTGCCTAAATCTGTCGATGATGATCTTGCCGTTGATTTGACATATTTGGCCAAAGATTGAGAGTTGTTATTAACGGGGTCATTGgacattttgatttctaggtttttcaaaagatagTTGGGACTTGATTTGGTCTTAAATTGTGTCTTTACTTGAGTGTAGTTGTCCATGAAAGACTGGAAAACTAGTGGTGATAATAAAACATTTGCACTAACCGATGGCGATTTGAAAATAGGTTCAAGTGCTTGACTTCCTGGAGTCCGTCTAGATAGTCTTTCGTGGGCCTGATCGTCTAATATTGTCTTGGCTAATTTGGAGTGAGGTTTATAATCAAATAACCAATTTGTTTGATCTCTTGTTGGATAGTGCACTTCATGAACAATATTCAAAGTCAGTCTGGAAACAAAAGATGTCTTACCTGTGGATTCTCCCCCCAGTACAGCAAGTCTGATTGGTCTTTGGTCGGACATTGTCCTTGTCAGCTATGATATATCCAAGTACTGAAGTTCCTGTGATTAATTAGAATTATTGAAGCCGTCTTCTTTATATCTTCGGGgaatttatatttctttacaaaaagtaaaaaaaatacatttatataatatgaATACATAGTAATTGTTCATTTCTCATGAAGGGTGCGATTATGACCAACACCGTAGAGATTATTGAGGAGTTCGCTATGGAATCCGTTTAAATTTCTTGTGATAGCCGTGTTGAAGGTGGCTGATGAAAGATAATGAGGGTTCTGTTTGTTTAGAGATGACATTAGTTtagaaaaatcatttttcagTAATTGTGACGAATATAAAAAGTCGATATAGTTCGATTCATCAAATCTGTgagaatttgaagttaaCTTGATGGATGGCGTTATGGTATTATTGTCATTTTCGAATTGTGAACTGGACTCAAGTATGGGTGACTCCGTTAAAGTTGTGGATGACGATATTGAAATAGATCTTTTCTCACTATGGTCTTTATTGATCTGTACGTTTGCTAATTCACTTTCCAATCGTCTTGCATTATTGAAGGCATCTAATAGATTCGGCAGTTCTTTGATTAAACTGGACTGTACCATCAAAGTATCTTCACTTGATATCGAACTGCTTCTGCCGTGTGGCGCTAGTTGATCCAGAGTTACATTATCATTAGAGTTTGTTCTCTTGCTAATTTGTATCGTACTATCTGTGTCTGCGGTTTTACGACTTCCTGGGTCATTCTGTACTTTAGATGGTCCATTGACAATTAATTTCTGGTTATGTTCATTTAAAAATGTGTTCTCGGAAATTAGCCAATTGAAGTTTAATTGAATGTACAtagtttcaatttctttgaaaactttgaagCATTGGTTAAAGATTGTTTTATCGTTATTGATTTCTGCaatttctaatttctttattactTTCCCTAtgaatgaattgaatgatacTATTGTGGATTCtaaattttgtttcagATCATTTTTGTATGAGTCAGAATTTGAGGATATTTGTGTATAGAAGTCATTGAGATAACTTCGAATTAGACAAagttcaaaatttatcagTAGACATTTAGCCGTCATGAAAATAGATattactttcatttttaagaaatcaatcttttgaatattacGGAACCAGAGTTCTAAAAGTAAAGTCATTGGATCACTAATGAGATTATTTTGAGAGTCTATTGGCATGGTATTGATGAATCTTCCTATAAGTTTTGTGTGTTCAGAGAGAGAGTTTATCCCCTGTAATAGACTGTTAGATTCTTTGATAGTGCATAGAGACAATTCTTTAAATCGTTCATTGCTGATATAATTTACAGTTCCATCTATGAAGGTAGATTCCACGGCATTGTTCAGTACTTTAAATgtatttgaagaataaaTATGCTTTTGTAAATTCGCTAGATCCAGATATGTGTTTAAGGAGTCTCTACAATGATTCAGTACCAAATGGATATGGAACAAATTGTCTCTGTTAGAAGCTGTTTCCTCCTCGATTATATCGCAAAGTTTATCTAAATTGAAGTTATCGAATGAATGGCTAGTTCGACTAAATTGCGACAGAATCCTATCACTATAGTTGCTCAtaacaaaaattcaatgacaGAAAACAAACTTGGATATAGAGTGTTCACAGTTGAAAGGAAATAATAACTCACTATTACATAAACACCCAGCTGGTACAAATATGTAAGGTACAATAAAAAGTTTATGTATTCCTACATCAATGGATTATCattgatcaattgattTCTCATCTTGCAATATTGCCCTTTCGAGGCAAAAGGTACTTTGATATTACCGAAAATAGAAATATCTAAACACTTTCCGAAATTGTCATTGGCCAAAATTCAggaaaaaagaaggaaaagcaGCTTTCGTTACCCGGTTAGCCCTAGTCTTAGCTTTATTCACCTGtgcaatttctttaaaaaattggttgTAACGTAAACTTGAGTATTACAACATTGAGCTATGAGTCGTTTGACTGTTTTTACAACAAAATCAGTGCACCATGTGCCCAACTTATTAAACTTAAGATTTCACAATATCCAATCTATTCGAACGCtagtgaaaacttttcatgGACGCTACTTTATCCATATCGAAGAATCCTACACTATAAAAAGGGACCCTTCGTCGCATTTGTTcttaatattaatatttattttatactTTGATATAGAAAGAAGATAAGCTTTGATACGCTTTTAGCTATACTTCTACAAAAAATAGTAAGAAATTATGTTGTCCCCCCTAACTCTGTTGCTAGTGATATTTCGGATAGCTGCTGCAAACCTTATAGCAGAGGTAGCTCAGCGACCAATATCAGGCAATCTCACCACTGAGGCCCGAGCACTTAACTTCCTCAAGTGCATGGAGGTGAACGGATTTCACAACAACACGCCAGTACTGACAGACACAAGTGGGGCCTTGGTTATTTATGCCAACAGCACATTCGTCAATATTACAGCAGTCAATACAGTATTTGATATGTGCACTAGTTATTATTCCGGCACGCTGGCTGTCACCCTAGCTGTAGCCGAGACTTTAGACCCTAGCGAATCTTACTACGCGTCCCTCGGTGACGTCCTGTCAGGCCGTGTACCACTACCAGCCCTTACGGTAAATCAACCTATCTCGGGGGAGATTGATCGAACTGACTTGAACCTGACTCGGAGAGCTAATGCATTCGACGGCAAGTGGTATGAATTTTCGGATCCGGCCACAATGACTGTGCCAGCTCAGACCTGCTGCTTACCTATACAGACGAATGCGTCACAGTCGCGAACCCATTCCCTTCGTATCGAGCGCGTAACCCTAATTCAGTCAATATGATGTTCGTTACATGGCCACATCACTCCTGCGAAAAAAATAACTACCGGAAACATGCTATAACCGCGGGCACTATAATCAGTTGCAACGCTAAGACCACTTACTCTTGGTATGGGGTTATGATGGATGACATCTGTTACCTTGACCCAACCGGGTCAGAGTGCGTTGGTGTCTATACGTGGACGTGGTCGCCTTCCTCTATGTACAATATGATCTACGTAGGGCCTTACTGGTCGGTATGGGGTCAGGCTCTATCGTAGCGTATTACCCTGAGCTTGGGAGCAGCCTTAATGTAATCCAAGGCCGGTAGTACCAGCGTAACCTGTTTGTatctaaaaaaaatactaataaaatatatttacagaagtaaaataaaatatataaagtaaTATTAGATACATagacaaaaaaagaatacaTAAGTATAAAGTATAAATATAACATTAAGAACAAATGTGAAGAAGACTTCCCTTTTTATACTTACTGGTTTCTTTAATATGGACAAAATTGCGTCCATGAAATAATATTCTAATAGATTGAATATTGTGAAATCTTGCATTTGTTGAGTTGGGCGGCGTCAATGACTTTTAGATCCGTGGTGTAATGGTGGTTTCTTTTGCaacaaaattataattCAATAGGGCGTGTG
This is a stretch of genomic DNA from Kazachstania africana CBS 2517 chromosome 8, complete genome. It encodes these proteins:
- the ASA1 gene encoding Asa1p (similar to Saccharomyces cerevisiae YPR085C; ancestral locus Anc_3.391) → MDDIKLPTFTLRSHASKVTALTLIYANAVPNLVSGDEGGKIVKWDLITRRPLVAIDSIEAQIIEIKQLDPDCIAVLSKDYTLRVYDFDLSNVLFETKVNTLNFANFIIYKEPHSDWNTLIVCNTKNSENIDVYKFQLNDFKSLKRIFNNLDFKNTMDYMKNERFPQIEKLGLIMKLLKVGELIYCGFESGVIIAFRFSEDESFIEVVYISVLHCPNPILDFCYDEISDAVLSSSTNETIGKHPIIRPSTGENRPLTLEAFDSADYFVDKEQKILLYKNACISVNGDQLNITFKKIGHLKVLESYLLLSSWSGKTAILDKRTSNLLTSFCKSKSSVLVSESSQGSFDSNSVKQKDTTFSKIGSMTGFDPSFNTMIATDIVSKKQTLGQQRRNYSFLEHCWCFIGYDDGSICAHRL
- the KAFR0H00760 gene encoding uncharacterized protein (similar to Saccharomyces cerevisiae YPR084W; ancestral locus Anc_3.390); the encoded protein is MSDQRPIRLAVLGGESTGKTSFVSRLTLNIVHEVHYPTRDQTNWLFDYKPHSKLAKTILDDQAHERLSRRTPGSQALEPIFKSPSVSANVLLSPLVFQSFMDNYTQVKTQFKTKSSPNYLLKNLEIKMSNDPVNNNSQSLAKYVKSTARSSSTDLGRKFEDNSSVNIPENYIPPSYQPIPIDIIDTSAFKPELVVPFLEVSLFRNLDKNILRGLADEPRRPVSTTSLLVASGASELNGKIDGYILVYSAIPEISHHALASPPSYNDNVNNTEVTPTDGGGFSILSKIRACILDAWTEFRNYQNGWEQGKEDDIYSILHNFKSIWRSPEAEAAKMNKVKNLRSYRTTLDSIDLDPSSPNSPPPCIIVCTHINEDLSSPLLVDMGRELATSWNCGFVGVNNIDDFNVDVAMSLIVKEIVEKDKLITKNRENANDGENSSNGVFRKIIKS
- the KAFR0H00780 gene encoding uncharacterized protein — its product is MLSPLTLLLVIFRIAAANLIAEVAQRPISGNLTTEARALNFLKCMEVNGFHNNTPVLTDTSGALVIYANSTFVNITAVNTVFDMCTSYYSGTLAVTLAVAETLDPSESYYASLGDVLSGRVPLPALTVNQPISGEIDRTDLNLTRRANAFDGKWYEFSDPATMTVPAQTCCLPIQTNASQSRTHSLRIERVTLIQSI
- the MDM36 gene encoding Mdm36p (similar to Saccharomyces cerevisiae MDM36 (YPR083W); ancestral locus Anc_3.387); translation: MSNYSDRILSQFSRTSHSFDNFNLDKLCDIIEEETASNRDNLFHIHLVLNHCRDSLNTYLDLANLQKHIYSSNTFKVLNNAVESTFIDGTVNYISNERFKELSLCTIKESNSLLQGINSLSEHTKLIGRFINTMPIDSQNNLISDPMTLLLELWFRNIQKIDFLKMKVISIFMTAKCLLINFELCLIRSYLNDFYTQISSNSDSYKNDLKQNLESTIVSFNSFIGKVIKKLEIAEINNDKTIFNQCFKVFKEIETMYIQLNFNWLISENTFLNEHNQKLIVNGPSKVQNDPGSRKTADTDSTIQISKRTNSNDNVTLDQLAPHGRSSSISSEDTLMVQSSLIKELPNLLDAFNNARRLESELANVQINKDHSEKRSISISSSTTLTESPILESSSQFENDNNTITPSIKLTSNSHRFDESNYIDFLYSSQLLKNDFSKLMSSLNKQNPHYLSSATFNTAITRNLNGFHSELLNNLYGVGHNRTLHEK